The following proteins are encoded in a genomic region of Peromyscus eremicus chromosome 14, PerEre_H2_v1, whole genome shotgun sequence:
- the Btbd7 gene encoding BTB/POZ domain-containing protein 7 isoform X2 — protein sequence MGANASNYPHSCSPRVGGNSQAQQTFIGTSSYSQQGYGCESKLYSLDHGHEKPQDKKKRTSGLATLKKKFIKRRKSNRSADHAKQMRELLSGWDVRDVNALVEEYEGTSALKELSLQASLARPEARTLQKDMADLYEYKYCTDVDLIFQETCFPVHRAILAARCPFFKTLLSSSPEYGAEIIMDISTAGIDMPMFSALLHYLYTGEFGMEDSRFQNVDILVQLSEEFGTPNSLDVDMRGLFDYMCYYDVVLSFSSDSELVEAFGGNQNCLDEELKAHKAIISARSPFFRNLLQRRIRTGEEITDRTLRTPTRIILDESIIPKKYAKVILHCMYTDVVDLSVLHCSPSVGSLSEVQALVAGKPNMTRAEEAMELYHIALFLEFNMLAQAKFVRKCFYRKF from the exons GAACATCATCCTATTCTCAGCAAGGCTATGGTTGTGAATCAAAGTTGTATAGCCTTGACCATGGCCATGAGAAACcacaagacaaaaaaaagagaACCTCTGGCCTTGCTACCCTCAAAAAGAAATTTATTAAACGCCGAAAATCAAATAGGTCGGCTGATCACGCCAAGCAGATGCGAGAACTCCTCTCTGGGTGGGATGTGAGAGACGTCAATGCACTAGTAGAAGAATATGAGGGAACTTCAGCCTTAAAGGAGCTTTCTCTGCAAGCCAGTTTGGCCAGACCAGAAGCCCGGACACTACAGAAGGATATGGCTGACCTTTATGAGTATAAGTACTGTACTGATGTGGACTTAATATTTCAAGAAACTTGTTTTCCTGTTCATCGTGCCATTTTGGCAGCAAGGTGTCCATTTTTTAAAACACTGCTTTCTTCCTCACCTGAGTATGGGGCAGAGATAATAATGGACATCAGTACAGCTGGTATTGATATGCCCATGTTTTCTGCCTTGTTACACTACCTTTATACGGGAGAATTTGGAATGGAGGACTCAAGGTTTCAGAATGTCGATATCCTTGTTCAGCTTAGTGAAGAATTTGGAACACCAAATTCCCTTGATGTAGATATGCGTGGACTCTTTGATTACATGTGTTATTATGATGTCGTCCTTAGTTTTTCTTCAGACTCTGAACTAGTTGAAGCTTTTGGTGGAAATCAGAACTGTTTAGATGAAGAGCTCAAAGCCCACAAGGCTATTATTTCTGCACGGTCCCCATTTTTCCGAAATTTATTACAAAGGAGGATACGGACTGGTGAAGAAATCACAGACCGAACTTTGAGAACTCCCACAAGAATTATATTAGATGAGTCCATTATACCAAAAAAATATGCAAAAGTGATATTACACTGTATGTATACCGACGTGGTGGACCTCTCTGTTTTGCACTGTAGCCCTTCTGTGGGGAGTCTCAGTGAAGTTCAGGCTCTCGTTGCAGGGAAGCCAAACATGACCAGAGCAGAAGAAGCCATGGAACTTTATCACATAGCACTGTTCTTGGAATTTAACATGCTTGCACAAG CCAAATTTGTGAGAAAATGCTTCTACAGAAAATTTTGA